In the Thermodesulfovibrio yellowstonii DSM 11347 genome, one interval contains:
- a CDS encoding nucleotidyltransferase domain-containing protein has protein sequence MFKAEKQILKKIIGKLKKALGNGLIAVVAFGSRVRGDFTGESDFDVLIVVRERNADILNKIINIFQEFELKTNIPFSPIVKSMKTFEKEKAYQTGFFRNIESEGVPNNSCFHIRT, from the coding sequence ATGTTTAAAGCTGAAAAACAGATACTTAAAAAAATTATTGGAAAACTTAAAAAGGCTCTTGGGAATGGATTAATTGCTGTTGTAGCCTTTGGTTCAAGGGTTAGAGGAGATTTTACTGGTGAATCTGATTTTGATGTACTCATTGTTGTTAGAGAAAGAAACGCCGATATTTTAAACAAAATAATTAATATCTTCCAAGAATTTGAACTGAAAACAAATATTCCCTTTTCTCCTATAGTTAAATCTATGAAAACTTTTGAGAAAGAAAAAGCCTATCAAACAGGGTTTTTCAGAAACATAGAAAGTGAGGGAGTGCCAAACAATTCATGCTTCCATATCCGAACATAA